aaattagagttcaatatgaaaccatagcaatttgattcactcaaaacggatttaaaatgaagaagttatgggtaaaacaagattggatatttttgatctttttagctacgagaaatgtttaacaaatctatacaaatcatatcctagctaacttatattgtattatacatgtattctaatatattatgtaatctagggataccatagacacgtatgcaaatgttttgacatatcatatcgacccatgtatatatattattgggaacaaccatagacactctatatgcagtaatgttggagttagctatacatggttgaggttgattccaaaaatatatatactttgagttgtgatttagcctgagacgtgtatacactgggtcgtggattgattcaagataatatatatcgatttatttctgtacatctaactgtggataactagttgtaggttactaacgaggacagctgacttaatacactcaaatctttaaaacataatataaatggttgtaattatattttgatcatactttgatatatatgtacatatttgtataggttcgtgaatcgatccgtggccaagtcttatttccgaggaaggaaatatatgtgaaagtgagttatagtcccacttttaaaatctaatatttttgggatgagaatacatgcaggttttataaatgatttacaaaatagacacaagtacgtgaaactacattctatggttgaattatcgaaatcgaatatgcccctttttattaagtctggtaatctaagaattaaggaacagacaccctaattgacacgaatcctaaagatagatctattgggcctaacaaaccccatccaaagtaccggatgctttagtacttcgaaatttatatcatatccgaagggtgtcccggaatgatggagatattcttatatatgcatcttgttaatgtcagttaccaggtgttcaccatatgaatgatttttatttctatgtatgagatgtgtattgaaatatgaaatcttttggtctattgttacgatttgatatatatataggttaaacctataactcaccaatatttttgttgacgtttaaagcatgtttattctcaggtgaatactaagagcttccgctgttgcatactaaaataaggacaagatttggagtccatgtttgtatgatattgtgtaaaaactgcattcaagaaacatatgtcgatgtaatatatttctattgtaaaccattatgtaatggtcgtgtgtaaacagtatattttagattatcattatttgataatctacgtaatatttttaaaacctttattgataaaataaaggttatggttgttttaaaaatgaatgcagtctttgaaaaacgtctcatatagaggtcaaaacctcgcaacgaaatcaattaatatggaacgtttataatcaatatgaacgggacatttcactgcggGTGCTAACAACGATGTTAATGTTTTGAATCAATCTTCGTTATTTGATGACATCAAAAATGGAACTGCACCATTTGCACCATTTACtgtaaatggtaatacttacagaAATGGTTATTATTTAGCTGATGGCATTTACCCAGATTGGGCAACATTAATCAAGGCGTATTCGACCCCAACCGAAGAGCCCCGTATAAAATTTAAACACTTCCAAGAAAGTGCATGTAAAGATGTTGAGAGAACATTCGGTGTTCTTCAGGGAAGATTTCATATTCTACAAATGGCTGCACGACCACAAAGTGTCAACAAGTTGAGACGAATATTATATTGTTGTGTGTTATTGCACAACATGATAGTTGAGGATAATGGCTTCAACATTTCATGGCTCGAGGAAGAATTACTTAACACTAGAGAGGCTAATCCTAACTTTGTAAGGAATCGATCTACAAGTCGTGATGTAAGAGATCAAGAAATACGAGATAGAAACATTCATGACCAACTCCGAGAAGATCTCACTCAACACATTTGGGACCTTCCACCAAACTTTAGAACTTTAAATGCTTAATTTAATTTCAGTTTGATTTGTGTTTAGTTTCAGTAATTTGAATAATTTGTAATCGTTATCTTTAATTTGAATAAATTTTAATcgttatctttaattttattcataaCTGAGCAAAGATGCTTTCAGAAAACTGAGATGATTTGACATAGCATAGCAGCTTTAATTAAAGCTGTATGTAACAGCGATTCCTTAACTAAAGAGCAATGCATCAGAGATGCTTTAATTAAAGCTGATGAAGACAAAGATTCTTTGACCTGAATCAGATTTGCTTTATTTAAAGTTGTATATCAATAGCTGTATTCAACAAATGTGTTTGTTGCCACAACTACTACCTTCTACCTCTATAAATAGAAGCCATTATTTCTCATCAAACCACACCTACTTCAAAACTTATCTACTACTTCTCTACTACTTCAAAATGAGTCAAATTCATGTTTTGGTCCAAGTAAACTACGGTGGAGAATTCGACCCTCAGGTCAGGAATTACTCCACCACCGTCAATGCTGAACAAAGGGAGTACCGCTTGAACGTCCGTAATCATCCACTGTCCAATCTGCTTGATTTCCTCAAGGAGGAGATACCTCTTGTATTCTCACAAGTCTGGTTCTTCAAGGAACCCAATGTTCCAGCCACTCCTCTTAAAGAAGAAGATGACTGGTGTATGCTTGTGGGTCGAGCTGTGACTCGCAACGAGTCAATCAAGCTGTACATCGAGTATCCTGTTGAGATGGGGTACATTGATCCCTCTGATGAAGAGGACTATGTACCAAGCGGGCCACAGTACGACACGGATGACAAGTTCTACTCGTCTGGTGATTCGGACGATTTTTAAATGTTTAACTTAATTATCGTTGTAATTGTGTTGGATGTTTAGTTTTTAAAACAACTTGTAACCGTATTTGTTTGTGTTTAATAAAAGTTCTGTTAAAAAAATGAATGTTCTCtgtgataattattataattaataatacgaatgagtaataataaataatattattaataataataataataataataataataataataataataataataataataataataataataaaaactcaaacaaaaatgaaaaataaattaaaaatgtgGGACCAACAACCCCCATCACGCCTACCATTACAAACTCCATCACCCCATCACCCCATCACCTTTGCCACatcagcactataccccacaaaaacccGATCATCCCTCATCACCCCATCACCATTAAAAAGAGTCTTAATATCATTGCCATATTAGTGAAGGATGTTATCTTCTTTACTAACCTAAAACGTTTGAATCCCTTCTTCAAACGTTAGTCGCAACGTCTTTCGCAAGTACTGCATTATTCATTAACACTATCACTATTAAAACACAAACATCTATGATGAAAACTTGAAAAGCATTACTCCTCATATGttgtaatatcaatatcaatatcatatCATGGTAACTAAAAAGGGGTTTTTAATACCTTTAGAGGCTTGAAAGGATACTGATTCCCAATAGCTTCAAGCTGTTGCTGGCATCTCTGGTTCAATTTGTCAAACATAAAAACAAAAAGACGGTCCACTACATCCATCCATCACCTAAATAAAACCACATATCAAAATTACTTATATTTGCTTGTTGTACAAAACTTATACGTGTTAGTTGTCCATACCTCGACATAATGCCTCTTAATCTCCATTTCCACATCAAGACCTGTGAACTCGCACAAATGCCTTTGTGTATATGAGTCTTCAGCTCTAAAGACGGGACCCACCAGAAAAACACCGCTAAAGTTACCGCTAAAACCACCATTAATAACCATTTGCTTGTGAAGTTGAGGCGATTGTGCCaaacaagcatgtttattcttgtaGTCCAAGTCGAAAACCGATGCACCACCTTCACTAGCGCCTGCATTTATTTTTTGGTGTGAGGatttcaaaaaatcatcattcagcAAAAACTGCCTAAAACTCTGCAATAATATATGTTAAAAATTTTTTAAAGATGAAAATTATTAAAGCACTTATATAAATTTCAAGTGATGACAAGCATGTATATCCAAGTCATATTAAAACTTACATACAAACATAAATAAAAGAACACACAAGTACATAAAAAGTAGCCAGAAGGTCATACATTTAGAACATGAGACACGAGGCGAACAGTTTCATAAGTTGCTGTTACTCGCAATTCCAAAAACCAGTTGTTTAATCGGGTGTCCTGATTAACACGAACAGCTTGCTTTCCATCCTACATAGATTCATTTACCATCTCAATACATAAATCCACTAACTAAACAAGTGTCATACAGGGTATACGTATAAGTCAAAaaacctaatattattattattattataccttgGAAGCTTTCTCAATTTCAACATCACTTCTAGCGGCATCCTCGATATTGAAAGGAAGCACATTTGTAGTCCCAGATACGCAATAGATCTTTTTCAATTAGTACTTCAACCTACGTAAATTAAGCAAAACATTCCATATCAAAAATCAAAATTTCTGATATCACAATTTAGTTTTCAAGTAGACACAATGCATACACATAATATTAAATTTAGCACCGTTCAATCTCAAATGCATATGtgttatttaaaaacttaaaatcacTCTCCTAATTCACATAATGTGAACTTCTATAAATCAACCTAAATTGCAACATTATTCAAACACTTTGGTGTATTTTCTAATTGAAAACACAATAATATATAAGCAATCTCGTTCAACATCAACGCACAAAACACATCGACTTGGATATTCATTTTGTTCGAGAAAAAGTAGCACACGGACAGGTTTGGGTTTTACATGTTCCAACACGGTTTCAAATAGCTGACATTTTTACCAAAGGGCTGCCACGTGTCTTATTTGAAGAATTTCAGAACAGCCTTTGCATTCGAGACTCGAACGCTTCAACTGAGGGAATATATAAGTCAACACAATACAAGTCAACTATATCCTAACAACCAAATCGTGTATATTTGATGTATATTCGTTTGTATATCAATTAGCATCTTGTCAAATATAGTCCTAATATAGAGCATAGTTTGTTACACTCTTATCTTGTAAACCTTTTTAATCATCTGTATATATACAGGATAGTATTGAATTATAAAAACCACGGAATACAATTCCTTTAATATCAtctacatgaaaaaaaaaaaatttaaaaatcataATTTGAAGAGAAAATTTAATACAATTCCTTTAATATCAtctacatgaaaaaaaaaaaatttaaaaatcataATTTGAAGAGAAAATTTGTACTTTACACTTGTGAAAATTATAGCATGTTAGGAGGATTTTTAGGGGGAAATGGTAGGAGGATAAATCATTTTcctaaatttaaattaaaatatttttatgTTCCCATTTCATAGAAATAATTACGTCGTTGGTATCTGTGgtttgtaaccattttcattacaaAAACTAAACTTTAATTTTTGTTCGCTGGTACCTAAGTTTTGTGTGACTTTCATGGTTAGTACCCACTCCAAACGTCCGTCTACATTTAACAGTTACCACCTCACATGTGCCACACATGTGAGGGTATATTCGTCTGttacattattaattattaataataatgaatcaaGTGTTCCAACGGGTCAACGTCTTGACTTTCGCAACGTGGTAGCACAAACATCAGGGTACCATGAATTATAACGTGCACCCCTCTACACTCAATCCAATCTCGTCTTCCTCATTCACCATCTTCAATCACTCAACACACATCACGCAATTCGCACACAACCGTCATGGATTTTTGGCAAAAAGCTCGAATATTCCCCAAGATGCTGCCAAAAGATCACAAGAGTTAACGAAAGAAGCAGCAGaacgatcacaagagtttgcaaaaGAAGCTGCGAAATGATCACATGATTTCACAATAGGAACATCAAAACTATCATAAATCGCATCCGAAGCATCGAAACGATCAAAAGAGATAGCGGCTGAAGCGACGAAGAAAGCTGATTTGCTTAAAAGTGAAGCATTGAAACGTGCGGATCAGATCAAAGCTCAGATTTCGTCTACTTCTACTGCGATCTCTCAATTCGTTGTTGATTCTTCGTCGTCTTCGTCCGTGGCAGCGAACGTTGGCAGTAATGGTGTGTCGCCGGCAGATCTCGAGAAATTTGGGATTAAGGATGAGTTGCGAGAGTATTAGTTCACATTAATAAGACTATGAACATCAGACTCTCACTTTATACAACAAATAAGAATTGAAGTGCAGAAAATGAGAGAACACGATGAATAGAATGAAAGACTGATAATTGATCGTGCAAAGTACAAGTTCATAAGAAAACACACGCCCCTATTTATACAGGtaaaaccaaatctggagatttggtttccataACTACATACCTATAAAagtggaaaagataaactaaaacaaGCCAAATCAACTATTAACTAGGAAGTCAActctggagataaaatcaaatcttcaaaataaatcttcttaaataacaagcatatctccagaatattctatgACTTTGGCTTCAAGAAATCATCATACGTTTACTCCAGTAATTCCAGAGTCTGAAACTTCAGGCTCTAAATCTTCAGGCTCTAAAACTGCAAaacacttttgactcatcagattattatttctatttttcccaacaatatccccctatctgatgatgtcaaaaccacCTGTACTCCTAAACAAACATCTTTGCAGACTCCCTTTCAATTAGCTTGCATTTGCTCTTCATATGAGAAATTTTCTTCAACATGCTCAGCTTGCTATGCAAGTGCTTTAACAACTGCATCCTGAAAGGAGATGTTTGCCGTGTTTCACATCTGGACAGTAGACTAATCAACATTTCAATGCCAGCCCCTTCAAACTGATCACACCTAATTAACATCCTTTGATTTCCAGTGGTCTTAATCATTAAGCCATCCATGTATTCAACATACTTATTGCCCACAAACTCCATATGCTCAGGAACGGCATATCTTTCAACATTTCCCTTAACTCTTCTTTCTTTCATCTCCAGATTAAAAGCCCCACAAAACACCTCATAATCTTTAGAGCTTATGAACCCCTCTTCAAACACTAAGTGAACCAACATAAACACCCTTTTTAAAACTTCATCCAAAATAACCTGATCCCCTGCACACTCCTTAATACAAAAAGCTATGCCTCTCCATTCACAAAAACCCAAATGAACTATTTGATTTATTTTAACCCTTAACCTCCTGTCTAACATATGAGTCATTGTTAGAAATAGAATTACACCTTTAAACTCAGACCTTTCAACCTCAACTTTCATAATGTCACCAACATATCTTCTGAATCTGAACCTCTTGTTCATCTGAGCCCTAAgatgtaacatcccattttcccgTACATGTCGAaaggtacttatttaatcgttaGTTCGCTTATAACTCGTTCGTTTATATGATAAATAAATTAAAGTGTTAGTTGttgtgtaaacgtatatatatatatatatatatatatatatatatatatatatatatatatatatatatatatatatatatatatatatatatatatatatatatatgagaatgcATGCATGTATgagtatatgcatgggttttggatgatgttaagtcatgtgaggcttaaagacgaagtttagacgtttataggaagcgtgaacaaggTGCACAAGTTGTTTAAATCAATAGTTGGATTAAAGTTGTCGTCAGACGTAGGCATTCGCCGCGCCGCGGTGGTCCTAGTCGTGCCACGACATTTAACACGAACCAGATTCAGGAGGGGATCGAAACAGCTCGATAAATCTGTGAAATGCCGCGCCGCGGAAAAGTGAGTCGCGCCGCGACCATACGGGCGAACTGGTTCCTGTTTTAGTTTTTTAAAAAAGTGGCCCAAGGGCAACTTCGTCCTTTTGCATGTAGATCTGATTGCggcatttaatctccaccacttatctattttatttcatttcttttccattttctttctctatttcctctcaaaacataaaatcCATTTGATtttaaagtgagatttgagagtgaagatttgtgaatcaatccttggagcaagaattaaagttgttctcctcgttcgtagctacgagtggatagtgttggtaagtcttaattccgtattttgagttttagttaatttatggctaggctttggccatttgagtcttgtaagacccatttggggacttaatgggtggatttgggttaatatGATGCAAGAAAACCCAAATGGTGTTAGTCTAGGATTTTGGTCACatgaattgaggttgtaagtgttaaatggtgttgttagtcactattacacttgtaaatgatgaaagatttgtaaatgggttaagattgaccaaatttgtaagtttaagtgttaaaatgggtcaaatgggtaatgttgacctagtttgggcaagacgggtatgaaaataccctagatgGTGATAGTTGTGgatattggactataatcactagcttttagtgatatatAATGAGTCATGGCCATTTATGGGTGGTTTTGGTGTAAGTGGGTTATTTAAtccatttgggtcattaaatgctcaagagttaagtaatgtagttagttccacaagtttgtgtattgaatgtgtacttaatgtattaggtactttgttttgaagcatacggaagtgtttgatcatcaccgacgtgttaaggtgagtggaataattatatgcgtgcatatataatgtatttatttgtgtagtatgagttgtgaagtgtcgacatattaagacaccacttctcacatgacgagtgaagtgtcgacgtgttaagacaccactcgggagtgaagcatcgatgtgttaagatgccactccaagagatgtaacgaatgaagtgtcgacgtgttaagacaccactcggggtgaagtgtcaacgtgttaagatgccacccgtggggttagtgtacgatgtgttaagtgcactaacggttgttatgaacaccgatgagaaattcaagtaccattccttgtatgattggttaaccatggttgtgtgttgtattgtagcatattatattgtgcgaGTTATATGCTACTGTAATGCTAGCTTGTGTGGTCGAAGGTTTAgttattatacttgtgatggtatgatttattatattgctagcatgtatgcgataaatgcgtaagtgattgcaagtaagtaggttgtatatgtaatcgtatactTTTTGCtctctgtaacgaccctggttttttcaACCTTTAATATCAATACTTgcgctttattaaatgtatttttatacatttacttgttatcgtatttgaattaccatggcccgacttgtctttgtgacgcgcatacttttcatgaataatatttttgaatattatttacattcatgattatttattattaatcatttttaattaactaaggttagtagttaattacttgggccttttattcaattgttggttacttgggcttggacttttatttcatggactagtaagcccaccctacactcttaatggacttgtaagcccatgtattaagctagtattacattaaggttaaactaggattaattaaactaattaggagaccaagttgtctcaagcatgcaagggTTCTTTTAACTTATTACTCAATCTAGCTCACACCTTATTCCAACACATGAAAGCAAGTTTTGACTTCCCCATTTTGCTTCAAAAAAAAACCGTCCCCTTTATGCTTCAAGGAGGGAGTTCTTTTTCATTTTAACTTGTTACATATTGCAAGTAtcctttcatttttcacacactcaCATAATACTTACATTTTCCTCTCAATAttctctctcaaacttgtaagtatcaagcttaaattcttcttctttttcttgtcaCAAAACCAAATTATTTCACTtgtatatcatcatcatttacttgatttattacttgttgtttgttgttgatgttaaagatcaagttctttaacttgtatcttcatgtaattttGGTTATTTCCATctttttgatgaagaaccaagaacaagaatctaaacttgttagtttaaggTTCTACTCTTAAATGTTTTCAAggtctaaagttcataaacttgatgatcttctttatgtttatgttttgtagacttgaattcttaagatctaaactttggtttgaatctactcaagtatgaagcaaatatgaacataatacttgtagcttTAATTTATTCTTCATTTCAATTATTTAAAGTTGtagtgttgttaatttggtcaagtattactagttaatcttgatctcatatttcttgaaactactttataagttcaagaacatgtaagtaaaactttttaattataactttgtgcacttatgttagatctagacttttgagtctaggatcttcaagatctaactaagaactatgttctacaatttaagatcttgtttatataagtttactttcaagtttgtagcttaatattacttttataactcatgtatgtgttggatctaagatcttgatgcaactttggttcatcaaacttcatacaacccttaagtgagttgtgctacatgtcttagactcacactagtgtcatgatagtcaaaacttggttaatattacttttagagttcatgtatgtgtaggatctaagatcttgatgtaactttagttcatcaaactacttacaacccttaaatgagttgtgctacttatcttagacttacactagtgttattatggtcaaaccttggttaatatgatgcaaacacatcaacgagttgtacacttgaagctatacgcatcaaggatgagaaccgtgatgagcaacaagcaccaagaacccaccggaacacctttcttactgtttctggaactgatcagactacctgggctactggaaagttgattttcagttagttcggttcgattaaatgattttccgtttagacctcgtcttaatccgagttacggtttaggatctatggcctcccgaaagtcactacaccctattaacgttgtgctgaaatttctgacctactcgcacttaaaccacaaccaccgtcaaacgaagacgattttggttctgaaaattggtcagtacctaggggactcatatacagagccatggccactggtctcacctcatttcagtttttatagaggtcatggcgactgaacgaagtcagcatttgtttcaaaccctagtctttacttgaaacttactttacactttttgttaaatgatgaatgatgatgatacttaagacctaatttacatacttttaaacctttgggaacgatttactgacttagtaacttttgacttaggttgaggacctttcggaccaaccacttgcttacttttcccgcgtatcgacttttactactattccactgtgagttatagcatccctttttactttaactattttgggaactgagaatacatgcgcattttatgttttatatactaggcatgagtacttaaactttatatatgtgtgggttatacaacggcataaactttccccttagctcggtaacgtttagtcattggtctttgaaccggtgaacgcgaatcttagatatggatccatagggtttgacatccccactcgggctagtagcgctagcatttaacgggtgtttaatacttcgtaaacatacgcactcgccaagtgtactatcagggggttataaacgttaagttagttaccaagtgcccacagttatacacatacttttcatactgttttgaaacgctgttgaagcactgaaatctcgtggcctaccttacattactgttatacttaaactatagctcaccaacctttgtgttgacgtttttaagcatgtttttctcaggtgcttaaggtttatttgcttccgctgtactagtcatgctttgtagacacccgctgcgcttattagagatgtcaccgcatgaaatgtttattttgcattcaaactattacttttgaaacgatgtatttgtaacgacctatgggtcacgtactattattgcttgctattcgtagaagcatactttagttgttaaacatttgacattggttaaaacgtcacctttattcatgaatgcaacttattttgaaacagcatatagtatttgaccttgtaatgatcctgttgttgatgattcgtacacgatggttttgtacggggcatcacacactcACTAAGcatttagcttacccctctcattgtttatctttttagatgcaggtacagagaaagggaaaggggttgttgggcactagtttcccttgttggatgcttgatgaagctttttggaagtcgacctagagttttgggtagtttagccccaaaccatgctcaagtttcgtttggattaaaactatcattttaaagggtcgaacttgtattacatttgcttATGGGCCTTTGTGtcgtttgtaaacattaaacttgtgacaTTGTTTTAATGGTTGTATGGGATGGTTTACACCTTTTGTATGGCGCGTAAATGttatatcatttaaaaaaaaaattacccatgttaaatacgggttgggttgtttcaagtggtatcagagcatggtctaagggatttaggcgacttgagataggtgcctagacttagactttattgtgtgtgcgctttatgcgggacttgtaggacttcgggtcggatcgggtttggttagtgcataggtttatgtgaactaaccttgcgctatttttTTTGTGTTGCATTTGAAttccatcaagcgagatagacgttgtactagcaagttaatgcgagatgctcgcgtaactatgactagctaccatttttacgggtgtaaatcgtgtcaaacaagtgatgtacgacgatttttgagcaagatag
This genomic stretch from Rutidosis leptorrhynchoides isolate AG116_Rl617_1_P2 chromosome 11, CSIRO_AGI_Rlap_v1, whole genome shotgun sequence harbors:
- the LOC139874903 gene encoding aspartate--tRNA ligase 1, cytoplasmic-like, encoding MTVVCELRDMILKELYSVVFIIQYYPIYCVSGTTNVLPFNIEDAARSDVEIEKASKDGKQAVRVNQDTRLNNWFLELRVTATYETVRLVSHVLNSFRQFLLNDDFLKSSHQKINAGASEGGASVFDLDYKNKHACLAQSPQLHKQMVINGGFSGNFSGVFLVGPVFRAEDSYTQRHLCEFTGLDVEMEIKRHYVERCQQQLEAIGNQYPFKPLKYLRKTLRLTFEEGIQTF